One window of the Branchiostoma lanceolatum isolate klBraLanc5 chromosome 3, klBraLanc5.hap2, whole genome shotgun sequence genome contains the following:
- the LOC136430243 gene encoding uncharacterized protein isoform X2: protein MDRVQVTSPSGWRPHSTSWGMGNPLSVLGGMLLLMGLVEFGQLGVRGGLMENVTAFMSMANAVFSMVISGARKLTWATMFQLLCIASLLLDVVFGVLIFLLPEEKKNLLTSFPRDTLVFIAVEFITKAAILFFSIRISRQPQMKRSISSPRIGWDELERFHRYAAPEVSRAKRDPMLQPTDEEDRPGEEEYVLLLTETSASEVTSNGTLHQDDKNMCACAEGDIWVLRQPRRKTQGKRYGGIRKMQKTQKDYRKVSFTDDAGYAETSPV from the exons CGTGTTGGGAGGGATGCTGCTGCTGATGGGGCTGGTGGAGTTCGGACAGCTCGGAGTCCGAGGGGGGCTGATGGAAAACGTCACAGCCTTCATG AGTATGGCTAATGCTGTCTTTTCTATGGTGATATCTGGAGCTCGCAAACTCACATGG GCCACGATGTTCCAGCTCCTGTGCATCGCGTCTTTGTTACTGGATGTGGTGTTTGGAGTGCTCATCTTCCTTCTACCG GAAGAGAAGAAGAACCTTCTGACGTCTTTCCCCAGAGATACCCTGGTCTTCAtcgccgtggagttcatcacaaaggccgccatcttgtttttcagTATCAGAATAAGCCGCCAACCTCAGATG aAAAGGTCTATATCATCTCCCAGAATAGGCTGGGACGAGCTGGAGAGGTTCCACAGATATGCTGCACCGGAAGTCAGCCGGGCAAAAAGAGACCCGATGTTGCAGCCGACAGATGAGGAGGACCGGCCGGGGGAAGAGG AATACGTTTTGCTGCTTACTGAGACCAGCGCATCGGAAGTGACGTCAAACGGCACACTACACCAAGATGATAAGAACatgtgcgcatgtgcagaaggGGATATCTGGGTTTTGAGACAGCCGAGAAGAAAGACGCAGGGGAAGAGATATGGCGGGATTAGGAAAATGCAGAAAACGCAAAAGGACTATAGAAAAGTGTCTTTCACAGACGATGCAGGTTACGCTGAAACAAGTCCCGTTTGA
- the LOC136430243 gene encoding uncharacterized protein isoform X1, translated as MDRVQVTSPSGWRPHSTSWGMGNPLSVLGGMLLLMGLVEFGQLGVRGGLMENVTAFMSMANAVFSMVISGARKLTWATMFQLLCIASLLLDVVFGVLIFLLPVRAHEEKKNLLTSFPRDTLVFIAVEFITKAAILFFSIRISRQPQMKRSISSPRIGWDELERFHRYAAPEVSRAKRDPMLQPTDEEDRPGEEEYVLLLTETSASEVTSNGTLHQDDKNMCACAEGDIWVLRQPRRKTQGKRYGGIRKMQKTQKDYRKVSFTDDAGYAETSPV; from the exons CGTGTTGGGAGGGATGCTGCTGCTGATGGGGCTGGTGGAGTTCGGACAGCTCGGAGTCCGAGGGGGGCTGATGGAAAACGTCACAGCCTTCATG AGTATGGCTAATGCTGTCTTTTCTATGGTGATATCTGGAGCTCGCAAACTCACATGG GCCACGATGTTCCAGCTCCTGTGCATCGCGTCTTTGTTACTGGATGTGGTGTTTGGAGTGCTCATCTTCCTTCTACCGGTAAGAGCTCAT GAAGAGAAGAAGAACCTTCTGACGTCTTTCCCCAGAGATACCCTGGTCTTCAtcgccgtggagttcatcacaaaggccgccatcttgtttttcagTATCAGAATAAGCCGCCAACCTCAGATG aAAAGGTCTATATCATCTCCCAGAATAGGCTGGGACGAGCTGGAGAGGTTCCACAGATATGCTGCACCGGAAGTCAGCCGGGCAAAAAGAGACCCGATGTTGCAGCCGACAGATGAGGAGGACCGGCCGGGGGAAGAGG AATACGTTTTGCTGCTTACTGAGACCAGCGCATCGGAAGTGACGTCAAACGGCACACTACACCAAGATGATAAGAACatgtgcgcatgtgcagaaggGGATATCTGGGTTTTGAGACAGCCGAGAAGAAAGACGCAGGGGAAGAGATATGGCGGGATTAGGAAAATGCAGAAAACGCAAAAGGACTATAGAAAAGTGTCTTTCACAGACGATGCAGGTTACGCTGAAACAAGTCCCGTTTGA
- the LOC136430242 gene encoding uncharacterized protein isoform X2, translating into MYTQTACGDVEHSSRSFGHFQAREHGVVWGYRDKETAAEVQTVKLGFCRTRQSVTKLLHIITEEFVRLGIPAVGVSPLSSWVTDDASVVKAGTDNIRDMLLEGFVPIMHGDAVLDRKRGCTILSGDTIIKHLCGVFRPPRVVFLTDVAGIYDRPPEQPGAQLIPEIQVDRDRKLHVSIATSSQAHDVTGGIALKLKSAVDIVTESNGRTCVMVCGIQSEAAVRACVEGQLPQGTGTIVQLCKQSDEVT; encoded by the exons ATGTACACACAGACAGCATGTGGAGATGTAGAACACAGTTCAAG GTCTTTCGGGCATTTCCAGGCAAGAGAGCACGGCGTGGTGTGGGGATATCGTGACAAGGAAACCGCCGCTGAGGTTCAGACTGTGAAGCTGGGCTTCTGCAGAACACGGCAGTCTGTCACCAAG CTTCTACACATAATAACAGAAGAGTTTGTCCGACTCGGCATCCCCGCAGTTGGTGTGTCA CCCTTGTCGTCATGGGTAACCGATGACGCGTCTGTAGTGAAGGCAGGCACTGACAACATCCGGGACATGCTCCTGGAGGGGTTCGTTCCCATCATGCACGGCGATGCTGTTCTAGATCGGAAACGAGGCTGCACCATCCTCAGTGGTGACACCATCATCAAG CACCTGTGTGGCGTGTTCCGCCCCCCGCGGGTCGTCTTTCTAACCGACGTGGCCGGGATTTATGACAGACCTCCCGAACAGCCAG GAGCTCAACTCATACCTGAAATTCAAGTTGATCGAGATAGAAAACTACATGTTTCCATAGCAACGTCTTCACAGGCACATGACGTCACTGGAGGAATAGCCTTAAAACTCAAGTCTGCCGTTGACATTGTGACTGAGAGTAACGGTCGTACCTGTGTCATGGTCTGTGGTATCCAATCAGAGGCTGCGGTACGAGCATGCGTGGAAGGACAACTCCCACAAGGCACCGGGACAATTGTTCAGCTGTGCAAACAGTCGGATGAAGTTACCTAG